One part of the bacterium genome encodes these proteins:
- a CDS encoding twin-arginine translocation signal domain-containing protein, producing the protein MSREKGILKESTLEAYLESRGVSRRGFLKFCSAVGATLALPASFAEKAAAALTADNRPPVVWLEFQDCAGDTESLLRATRPTAAELILDYLSLDYHETIMAAAGHQADELLYQTVNNYKGKYIAIVEGAIPTAKNGIYCMVGGRTAMAVAQEVCGNAAAIICVGTCSSFGGIQAAAPNPTGAKAVMDIISGVPIVNLPGCPVNVVNLTATVVHYLTFGSLPALDKLKRPLFAFGKRIHDNCERRAHFDQGQYVEAWGDAGHRDGWCLYKMGCKGPSTFHNCPTVRWNDGQSWPVQAGHGCVGCSEPGFWDTMGPFYDRVPNVPGFGADVTATKIGLGLVGAAAAGIAVHGVAKSLQLKATDGEEH; encoded by the coding sequence ATGAGCAGGGAAAAAGGAATCTTGAAGGAATCGACTCTCGAAGCGTATCTGGAGAGTCGCGGAGTCAGCCGTCGCGGGTTCCTGAAGTTTTGCAGCGCCGTCGGCGCGACGTTAGCCCTTCCGGCGAGCTTTGCCGAAAAGGCCGCCGCGGCTTTGACTGCAGACAACAGGCCCCCGGTAGTATGGCTGGAGTTCCAGGATTGCGCGGGAGACACCGAATCGCTCCTTCGCGCTACCCGGCCCACCGCAGCCGAACTCATACTCGATTATCTTTCGCTAGACTACCACGAGACTATCATGGCCGCCGCGGGCCATCAGGCCGACGAACTTCTGTACCAGACGGTCAACAACTACAAGGGCAAGTACATCGCCATAGTCGAAGGCGCGATACCCACGGCCAAGAACGGCATCTACTGCATGGTCGGCGGCAGGACGGCGATGGCCGTCGCCCAGGAGGTTTGCGGAAACGCCGCAGCGATAATCTGCGTCGGAACCTGCTCCTCCTTCGGAGGCATTCAGGCCGCCGCTCCGAACCCCACCGGCGCCAAGGCGGTTATGGACATCATCTCCGGAGTTCCGATCGTCAACCTCCCCGGCTGCCCGGTCAACGTGGTCAACCTGACCGCCACCGTGGTCCACTACCTGACCTTCGGCTCACTGCCCGCCCTCGACAAGCTCAAACGCCCCCTCTTCGCCTTCGGCAAGCGCATCCACGACAACTGCGAGCGCAGAGCCCACTTCGATCAGGGCCAGTACGTGGAAGCCTGGGGAGACGCGGGACACCGCGACGGGTGGTGCCTCTACAAGATGGGCTGCAAGGGCCCGAGCACCTTCCACAACTGTCCCACCGTCCGCTGGAACGACGGCCAGAGCTGGCCCGTTCAGGCCGGTCACGGCTGCGTGGGCTGTTCCGAGCCCGGCTTCTGGGACACCATGGGTCCCTTCTACGATCGCGTGCCCAACGTACCGGGCTTTGGCGCGGACGTTACGGCGACAAAGATCGGCCTCGGCCTCGTTGGAGCGGCCGCCGCCGGCATCGCCGTGCACGGCGTCGCCAAATCGCTGCAGCTCAAGGCCACCGACGGCGAAGAACATTAA
- the cybH gene encoding Ni/Fe-hydrogenase, b-type cytochrome subunit, with product MESVMKPVKVWEFPVRVIHWTNFLAIVSLIVTGIYIHYPFLATAHMPDLFVMGWARTVHFVSGWMLMIGVAGRIIWGIVGNKYAKLRTFVPFTYASGRENLVAVFRYYTLMSPRLPPRLGHNAMASMAYLAIGACMIFQIISGFALFGQYDPAGMANSLFGGIFVFMSNGYVRLIHYFMTYVFIAFAMFHVYAMWMSDIAERDGCSGSMFNGYKYGDPNLKE from the coding sequence ATGGAAAGCGTCATGAAACCCGTCAAGGTCTGGGAATTCCCGGTAAGGGTGATTCACTGGACCAATTTTCTGGCGATAGTATCCCTCATCGTCACCGGGATATATATCCACTACCCGTTTCTGGCAACGGCCCACATGCCGGACCTCTTCGTGATGGGCTGGGCCCGCACGGTCCACTTCGTAAGCGGCTGGATGCTCATGATCGGAGTCGCGGGGAGGATAATCTGGGGCATAGTCGGCAACAAATACGCCAAACTGCGCACCTTCGTCCCCTTCACCTACGCCAGCGGCCGCGAAAATCTGGTGGCGGTCTTCCGCTACTATACGCTGATGTCTCCCCGGCTGCCCCCGAGGCTGGGCCACAACGCAATGGCCAGCATGGCCTATCTGGCGATAGGGGCCTGCATGATCTTCCAGATCATCTCCGGCTTCGCACTCTTCGGGCAGTACGATCCCGCCGGCATGGCCAACAGCCTCTTCGGCGGAATCTTCGTCTTCATGAGCAACGGGTACGTCCGCCTGATACATTACTTTATGACGTACGTGTTTATCGCCTTCGCGATGTTCCACGTGTACGCAATGTGGATGTCCGATATCGCGGAGCGCGACGGGTGTTCGGGAAGCATGTTCAATGGATACAAGTACGGCGACCCCAATCTCAAGGAGTAA
- a CDS encoding nickel-dependent hydrogenase large subunit produces the protein MATKKLVIDPLTRIEGHLRIEAVIENGVVKDAWSSSTMWRGIEQILVGRDPRELWYWTQRFCGVCTTVHSIASVRSVEDALDIAVPLNAELIRNLMIGIQAVQDHVIHFYHLHALDWVDITSALQADPAKTSALAQAIGQKYAVGVLGNRPYAKSSAQYFETIQKRVAAFAGTKRLGPFANAYWGHKAYKLPPEANLMGVAHYLEALDWQKDVIKIHALLGSKNPHPQTFLVGGMSIPVDPNSQNAINADMIAHIRELLVSAKNFVEQVYIPDLLAVASFYKEWGAIGGGGGNFDFISFGDYPTQSAVKHNDKALWLKPGRVTAADFPTLHPVRPEDITEYVTHSWYSYNGGDDKGLNPFVGETKENYTGPNPGSGKYDYLDTDNKYTWVKAPRYLDRPVEVGPLARVLIAYAQGQKEFKGVVDLVLSDLGIPASALFSTLGRTAARGIETLVTATKNLEWLDMLAANIKAGDLRVHAGEKWDPATWPKECRGVGFHEAPRGTLSHWTNIRDTKIANFQAVVPSTWNASPRDAKGQRGPYESALIGTPIADPEKPIEILRTIHSYDPCLACAVHVLDENGKELTTVKVL, from the coding sequence ATGGCCACCAAGAAACTTGTTATTGATCCGTTGACTCGAATCGAAGGCCACCTTCGAATCGAGGCCGTAATAGAAAACGGCGTCGTCAAAGACGCCTGGAGCTCCTCGACGATGTGGCGCGGCATCGAGCAGATTCTCGTAGGGCGCGACCCCCGCGAGCTGTGGTACTGGACCCAGCGCTTCTGCGGCGTCTGCACCACCGTTCACTCCATAGCCTCCGTCCGCTCCGTGGAAGACGCCCTCGACATCGCCGTCCCCCTGAACGCCGAGCTGATCAGAAACCTCATGATCGGCATTCAGGCCGTTCAGGACCACGTCATACACTTCTACCATCTCCACGCCCTCGACTGGGTAGACATCACCTCCGCCCTTCAGGCCGATCCGGCCAAGACCTCCGCCCTGGCGCAGGCCATCGGGCAGAAGTACGCCGTCGGCGTCCTTGGAAACCGCCCCTACGCCAAAAGCTCGGCCCAGTATTTCGAGACGATTCAAAAGCGCGTCGCCGCCTTCGCGGGCACCAAGAGGCTCGGGCCGTTCGCCAACGCCTACTGGGGTCACAAGGCCTACAAGCTTCCCCCCGAGGCCAACCTCATGGGCGTGGCTCACTACCTCGAAGCTCTCGACTGGCAGAAGGACGTCATCAAGATTCACGCCCTCCTCGGCTCGAAGAATCCCCATCCGCAGACCTTTCTCGTCGGCGGCATGTCGATTCCCGTCGACCCGAACAGCCAGAACGCCATCAACGCCGACATGATCGCCCATATCAGGGAGCTTCTCGTTTCGGCCAAGAACTTCGTCGAGCAGGTCTACATTCCCGACCTTCTCGCGGTGGCCTCCTTCTACAAGGAATGGGGCGCAATCGGCGGCGGCGGCGGAAACTTCGACTTCATCAGCTTCGGCGACTACCCGACCCAGTCGGCGGTGAAGCACAACGACAAGGCGCTCTGGCTCAAGCCCGGCAGAGTGACAGCAGCCGACTTCCCCACGCTTCACCCGGTAAGGCCCGAGGACATCACCGAGTACGTCACCCACTCGTGGTACTCCTACAACGGCGGCGACGACAAGGGGCTGAACCCCTTCGTCGGCGAGACGAAGGAAAACTATACCGGACCGAACCCCGGCTCCGGCAAGTACGACTACCTCGACACCGACAACAAGTACACATGGGTAAAGGCCCCGCGCTATCTCGACCGCCCCGTCGAGGTCGGCCCCCTGGCCCGCGTCCTCATCGCCTACGCTCAGGGACAAAAGGAGTTCAAGGGAGTCGTCGATCTGGTTCTCTCTGACCTCGGCATACCGGCGTCGGCTCTCTTCTCCACCCTCGGGCGCACCGCCGCCCGCGGCATCGAAACCCTCGTCACCGCGACGAAAAACCTCGAATGGCTCGACATGCTCGCGGCGAACATCAAGGCCGGCGACCTTCGCGTCCACGCCGGAGAGAAGTGGGACCCCGCGACCTGGCCCAAGGAGTGCAGGGGCGTGGGCTTCCACGAGGCTCCCCGCGGCACCCTGAGCCACTGGACAAACATACGGGATACCAAGATCGCCAATTTCCAGGCGGTTGTTCCCTCCACCTGGAACGCCTCCCCGCGCGACGCCAAGGGTCAGCGCGGTCCCTACGAATCGGCCCTCATCGGGACGCCCATCGCGGATCCGGAAAAGCCGATCGAGATTCTCCGCACCATCCACTCCTACGATCCGTGCCTGGCCTGCGCAGTACACGTCCTGGACGAAAACGGCAAGGAACTGACCACGGTTAAGGTCCTTTAG
- a CDS encoding hydrogenase maturation protease — translation MDTSTATPISRSNRTLVLALGNLVMTDDSAGLVALGRFKEKYLAPEGVDLLDGGTLGLDLLYYMEGYKRILIVDCVMRTKNPGEVVLVEADEIETVFANCLSPHQMGLKDLIAVLRLQGRMPEQMTVVGIEGEAVELGTELTRAVAGAIDEAVETMAGVLKSWGIGLTPLKA, via the coding sequence ATGGATACAAGTACGGCGACCCCAATCTCAAGGAGTAACCGCACCCTGGTGCTGGCTCTGGGCAATCTGGTCATGACCGACGACTCGGCGGGACTGGTCGCCCTTGGCCGCTTTAAAGAAAAATACCTGGCGCCCGAGGGGGTAGACCTCCTCGACGGGGGAACCCTCGGGCTCGACCTTCTTTACTATATGGAAGGTTACAAGCGGATACTCATCGTCGATTGCGTGATGAGGACGAAAAACCCCGGCGAGGTCGTGCTGGTCGAGGCCGATGAAATCGAGACGGTCTTCGCCAACTGCCTCTCGCCCCACCAGATGGGGCTCAAGGACCTTATCGCCGTACTTCGGCTTCAGGGCAGGATGCCCGAGCAAATGACGGTGGTAGGCATCGAGGGCGAGGCCGTCGAACTGGGGACCGAACTCACCCGCGCCGTAGCGGGCGCAATCGACGAGGCCGTGGAAACGATGGCCGGAGTTCTGAAATCCTGGGGGATAGGACTGACTCCGCTAAAGGCCTGA
- a CDS encoding ABC transporter permease subunit, translating to MSDSTPSTSSPTLRTGRRSDTGRLIFGLLSFAGRELAATLLVLIGASLLLFIVLKAAPVDTSRGLRLQSEPAGVNVGAVKVEDSERFAAKEYFLWLGGVMTGQFGHSSALQRGRPAEDLIWPSAWRSFSLLFAGLGISVVLALGGAAGRILCPNSLFCRSLGWSIGLLSSIPVFLYVYIFVAGGNRAIAWGVDGGYWSMPHWFPLPVEAAFLPWLFAALILAVGDGELSDLFGRFQNELRHSSTGEHITGVRIMGLSVPKVIARGFIPGAASHVARRVSFFLGSLVVLEAALGWPGLGYLAWRAAAERDMPVLLGAALVMAAVLRVFSMFCDFVGYLADPRQRSNG from the coding sequence ATGTCCGACTCCACCCCTTCTACTTCTTCTCCTACGTTGCGGACTGGAAGGAGAAGTGACACCGGTCGCCTGATTTTCGGCCTACTCTCCTTTGCCGGACGGGAACTGGCGGCGACGTTACTGGTTCTAATCGGTGCGAGTCTTTTGCTCTTCATAGTGCTTAAGGCCGCGCCGGTAGACACTTCGCGCGGGCTTCGCCTTCAGAGCGAACCCGCCGGGGTAAACGTTGGCGCTGTAAAGGTCGAAGATTCAGAGCGCTTTGCAGCCAAGGAATATTTCCTCTGGCTAGGCGGAGTAATGACCGGGCAATTCGGCCACAGCTCCGCCCTTCAGCGCGGCAGGCCCGCCGAAGACCTCATCTGGCCCTCGGCCTGGCGCTCCTTCTCTCTCCTCTTCGCGGGTCTCGGTATCTCGGTCGTCCTCGCCCTTGGCGGGGCCGCCGGGAGAATTCTCTGTCCCAACTCGCTTTTCTGCCGTTCTCTGGGCTGGAGCATAGGTCTTCTTTCCTCCATACCGGTATTTTTGTACGTCTATATCTTCGTTGCGGGGGGCAACAGGGCGATAGCCTGGGGGGTTGACGGGGGCTACTGGTCGATGCCGCACTGGTTTCCCCTGCCGGTGGAAGCCGCTTTCCTCCCCTGGCTCTTCGCGGCGCTCATACTTGCCGTGGGCGACGGGGAACTCTCCGACCTCTTCGGCCGCTTCCAGAACGAGCTTCGCCACTCCTCTACAGGCGAGCACATCACCGGCGTCCGGATAATGGGGCTTAGCGTGCCCAAGGTCATAGCCAGGGGGTTTATCCCCGGCGCGGCCTCCCACGTCGCCCGGCGCGTATCCTTTTTTCTCGGCTCGCTGGTTGTCCTCGAAGCGGCGCTGGGTTGGCCGGGGCTGGGCTACCTCGCCTGGCGCGCGGCGGCAGAGCGCGACATGCCGGTGCTTCTGGGCGCGGCGCTTGTAATGGCGGCGGTGCTCAGGGTTTTTTCCATGTTCTGCGACTTCGTGGGGTACCTCGCGGACCCGAGACAGCGCAGCAATGGGTAA
- a CDS encoding CoA pyrophosphatase: MLYKNMEPLKAIDQIRSRLSSRRRLVMPAEELSPAAVALLLSPGRRGLDLLFTLRTGTVLHHKGEVSFPGGRADPCDSSFLDTALRETWEEIGVRPKDLEILGVLDDRTSVSGYLVTPVVMFLPEKDYSFKPEPAEVCEVFTVPLPHLSGPDSHLKRINSRHPDDLYSFTWEHRVIWGLTASILHGFLTVAFDYEFRG, from the coding sequence ATGCTTTATAAAAACATGGAACCCCTAAAAGCCATCGACCAGATCAGGTCCCGCCTGTCCTCCCGCCGAAGGCTGGTTATGCCTGCAGAGGAGCTCTCTCCGGCGGCGGTCGCGCTTCTTTTGTCACCCGGCCGTCGCGGTCTGGACCTCCTCTTCACCCTTCGCACCGGCACCGTCCTTCACCACAAGGGGGAGGTCTCCTTTCCCGGCGGGCGGGCCGATCCCTGCGACTCCTCATTTCTGGACACCGCCCTTCGCGAGACCTGGGAAGAGATAGGGGTGAGACCAAAAGACCTTGAGATTCTCGGCGTCCTCGACGACCGGACCTCGGTTTCGGGTTATCTGGTGACTCCCGTGGTCATGTTCCTTCCCGAGAAGGACTATTCCTTTAAACCGGAGCCGGCGGAGGTTTGCGAGGTCTTCACCGTCCCGCTCCCCCACCTTTCCGGCCCGGACAGCCACCTGAAGAGAATCAATTCAAGGCACCCCGACGATCTCTATTCCTTCACCTGGGAGCACAGGGTTATCTGGGGTCTTACCGCCTCCATACTTCACGGCTTTTTGACGGTGGCTTTCGATTACGAGTTTCGCGGGTGA
- a CDS encoding PEGA domain-containing protein: MRNSLSIRKILAGFPGVCISLVLAALLVSAAPGVAQAKAGSIFGDDTVVAGLKLMTQKAPEAAGSAPSAPPPAAPPPPPPKAPEAVKEAPPPPPPPAQEAPKTEAAPAAEEKAPPAAEEAAAPAPVPAPSLAPASSAAMEERREADAAVAEEIAEEEAPRAGGTLVVESSPEGIKVFIDGEELGVTPIAVEGLADSPHEIILFHPQKGAFSQMVESGSGRIFIDLSTQGGLGVGFLNIETTPSNVRIDLDGKRLGLSPVNQPVVSGKHKVLLSKDGYVDREFTVEVKAGATQAIKETLEEKAGALLIIVTPTGGKVFLDGNAVGVADAPLRIADVPAGIHEIRVDKEGFIPWSRNNVKVTREKTETILASLQAQRSEAAVRIFTDPEGARVWLDGKELGVAGPEGVGFVTEKGTHVLKMELNPAITAGYRPLQVSVSFTEDSVDYQANPIKLPVIDEAYLSAQKVFEAGKDEEAISFLDRVDPAKASYPESRIMMIRILQNLRRTSEIPAEFEKLFSQPIYKKNPVLNLGMGYWAIQAAKQAGKGEGSDYLSKGIDALDRCVESVDYFPADERQSLALKAHYYTGIASELLFGLTNEKKYVKKGVQAWEMFFARLNSSEETLGTSWIEKAKKHQKNLSYLEKKLGR; encoded by the coding sequence ATGCGAAACTCTCTTTCAATAAGAAAAATCCTGGCAGGTTTCCCGGGTGTCTGTATCTCGCTTGTTCTCGCCGCCCTTCTGGTTTCGGCGGCGCCCGGCGTGGCGCAAGCCAAAGCCGGTTCGATTTTCGGCGACGACACCGTTGTCGCCGGCCTGAAGCTGATGACCCAGAAAGCTCCCGAAGCCGCCGGAAGCGCGCCGAGTGCGCCGCCCCCGGCAGCTCCGCCTCCCCCGCCCCCAAAGGCTCCCGAGGCGGTCAAGGAAGCTCCCCCTCCCCCGCCTCCTCCCGCTCAGGAGGCTCCCAAAACCGAAGCCGCTCCTGCGGCCGAGGAAAAAGCTCCTCCCGCGGCTGAAGAAGCCGCCGCCCCGGCTCCCGTTCCCGCCCCCAGCCTTGCTCCCGCGAGTTCGGCCGCAATGGAAGAGAGAAGGGAAGCCGACGCCGCCGTGGCGGAGGAGATCGCTGAGGAAGAAGCCCCCAGAGCGGGCGGAACCCTGGTGGTGGAATCGTCTCCCGAGGGCATAAAGGTCTTCATCGACGGCGAAGAGCTTGGCGTGACGCCGATTGCGGTCGAAGGGCTCGCCGATTCGCCGCACGAAATCATCCTGTTCCATCCTCAAAAGGGCGCTTTCAGCCAGATGGTGGAAAGCGGAAGCGGACGCATTTTCATCGATCTCTCCACTCAGGGCGGACTGGGAGTCGGCTTTCTCAATATCGAGACGACCCCCTCCAACGTGAGGATAGACCTCGACGGCAAGCGCCTCGGCCTCAGCCCTGTAAATCAGCCGGTAGTCTCCGGGAAACACAAGGTTCTCCTCTCCAAGGATGGTTACGTTGACAGGGAGTTCACCGTCGAAGTCAAGGCGGGGGCCACCCAGGCCATAAAGGAAACCCTCGAGGAAAAGGCGGGCGCGCTGCTGATAATCGTCACCCCGACGGGCGGCAAGGTCTTCCTCGACGGCAACGCCGTCGGCGTGGCCGACGCTCCCCTCCGCATCGCCGACGTTCCGGCCGGAATCCACGAAATCCGCGTCGACAAGGAGGGGTTCATCCCCTGGTCGCGCAACAACGTGAAGGTTACCCGCGAAAAAACGGAGACCATACTCGCCTCGCTGCAGGCGCAGCGTAGCGAAGCCGCTGTCCGCATCTTCACCGATCCGGAGGGGGCGAGGGTCTGGCTCGACGGCAAGGAACTCGGCGTCGCAGGTCCCGAGGGCGTCGGCTTCGTGACCGAAAAGGGCACCCACGTACTGAAGATGGAACTCAATCCCGCGATAACCGCCGGTTACCGTCCCCTTCAGGTCTCGGTCTCCTTCACCGAAGATTCGGTGGATTACCAGGCAAATCCGATAAAGCTCCCGGTAATCGACGAGGCCTACCTCAGCGCGCAGAAAGTCTTCGAGGCGGGCAAGGACGAGGAAGCCATCTCTTTTCTCGACCGCGTCGACCCGGCGAAGGCGAGCTACCCCGAATCAAGAATAATGATGATACGCATTCTCCAGAATCTCCGCAGAACCAGCGAAATACCGGCGGAATTTGAAAAGCTTTTCTCCCAGCCCATCTACAAGAAAAACCCGGTGCTCAATCTCGGGATGGGTTACTGGGCGATTCAGGCGGCGAAACAGGCTGGAAAGGGCGAAGGGTCCGACTATCTTTCAAAGGGCATCGACGCGCTTGACCGCTGCGTCGAATCGGTGGATTACTTCCCGGCGGACGAGCGCCAGTCGCTTGCCCTGAAGGCCCATTACTATACGGGGATAGCCTCCGAGCTTCTCTTCGGCCTCACCAACGAGAAAAAATACGTCAAAAAAGGCGTTCAGGCCTGGGAAATGTTCTTTGCCCGTCTGAATTCGAGTGAAGAAACCCTTGGAACAAGCTGGATTGAAAAAGCCAAGAAACACCAGAAGAATCTCAGTTATCTCGAAAAGAAGCTGGGTCGCTAG